One genomic window of Pocillopora verrucosa isolate sample1 chromosome 8, ASM3666991v2, whole genome shotgun sequence includes the following:
- the LOC136282918 gene encoding ALK tyrosine kinase receptor-like codes for MQSGEISDGQLSTSSERDFKHSATESRLHVVNPDRAGSWAAENSDTDQWLQVDLVILHTRVTRVATQGSNRHQGEWVTKYNLQYGNDTERFYNYTAPGQNTTKVFAGNTDQNTVVYHDLNPPITARYIRFKPVEWQDWISMRVELYGCVQGFTAVFTNLGKIRLEGPKSIGSHYKDQDHDGQVTVSSGIQLWIVPRTGEYRIEAIGASGGYSEDSFIKTGGRGARMIGNFNLTKDEIIHVLVGQKGEKGNSNPKTAGGGGGTFVVRENNKSLIIAGGGGGIKNISEQHPGCDASINTTGNGGYNLPLGSGGSNGNGGNASTKYSGGGGGGFYSNGQSAWSLSGRGGKGYLQGGESGSRRGGFGGGGGLRGVNRGAGSGGGYSGGNGGANEQFSCGGGGGSFNNGTNQQNECCFNRYGHGRVIITFLQ; via the exons ATGCAAAGTGGTGAAATCTCTGATGGACAGTTAAGCACCTCTTCAGAGAGAGATTTTAAACACTCCGCCACTGAGAGCAGACTTCATGTTGTAAATCCTGACAGAGCGGGATCTTGGGCAGCTGAAAATAGTGATACGGATCAGTGGCTCCAAGTTGATCTGGTTATTCTACACACTCGAGTGACACGTGTGGCAACACAAGGAAGTAATAGACACCAGGGAGAGTGGGTTACAAAGTACAATCTGCAGTACGGCAACGATACTGAAAGGTTTTACAATTATACAGCCCCAGGACAAAACACAACGAAG GTTTTTGCCGGAAACACTGATCAGAATACCGTGGTTTATCACGACCTTAAcccaccaatcacagcgcgtTACATTCGTTTTAAACCAGTAGAGTGGCAGGACTGGATATCAATGAGGGTAGAACTGTATGGCTGTGTACAAG GATTTACAGCTGTGTTTACAAATCTTGGTAAGATTAGATTAGAGGGTCCAAAGTCGATTGGTAGTCATTACAAAGATCAAGACCATGACGGACAAGTAACagtgtccagcggtattcaatTGTGGATTGTGCCACGCactggtgaatacagaatagaagcaataggagccTCAGGGGGGTACAGTGAGGACAGTTTTATCAAAACCGGAGGGAGAGGGGCACGAATGAttggaaactttaatttgaccaaagatgagatcattcATGTGCTTGTTGgtcaaaaaggggaaaaagggAATTCAAACCCAAAAACtgccggaggtggaggaggtacatttgtagtgagaGAAAACAACAAGTCTTTGATTATagctggaggtggaggaggaattaaaaatatatcGGAACAACATCCAGGATGTGATGCGTCCATAAACACAACAGGGAATGGAGGGTATAACTTGCCATTGGGTTCAGGAGGAAGCAACGGAAATGGAGGAAACGCCAGTACAAAATATTCAG GTGGTGGCGGCGGCGGCTTCTACAGTAATGGACAAAGTGCTTGGAGCCTTTCTGGTCGAGGAGGTAAAGGATATCTTCAGGGAGGAGAGAGTGGAAGTAGAAGGGGTGGGTTTGGAGGTGGCGGTGGTTTACGTGGAGTTAACCGTGGAGCTGGAAGCGGTGGAGGTTACTCTGGAGGAAATGGTGGAGCTAATGAACAGTtttcctgtgggggagggggtggatcTTTTAACAATGGGACAaatcagcagaatgaatgttgttttaATAGGTATGGACATGGTAGAGTGATCATCACCTTTCTTCAGTGA